From Methanocella paludicola SANAE, a single genomic window includes:
- a CDS encoding universal stress protein, with amino-acid sequence MAEQLFKKILIATDGSKRTQNAVEMGLNIAKERGSKVYAVYVVDTVTFTSIPMDVTWENMYQLLKDEGEDAVKAVKDQAPAGVEVETKVLEGNPAVEITKFAADNGVDLIVMGTLGKSGIDRILLGSTAEKVIRIAHCPVLVIKSEKK; translated from the coding sequence ATGGCGGAACAACTATTCAAGAAGATCCTGATAGCGACCGACGGCTCGAAGCGCACGCAGAACGCCGTCGAGATGGGGCTTAATATCGCCAAGGAACGCGGCTCGAAGGTGTACGCGGTGTACGTGGTCGACACCGTCACGTTCACCTCCATACCCATGGACGTCACCTGGGAGAACATGTACCAGCTCCTGAAGGACGAGGGCGAGGATGCTGTTAAGGCCGTCAAGGACCAGGCCCCGGCCGGCGTGGAAGTGGAGACGAAAGTGCTCGAGGGCAACCCCGCCGTGGAGATCACGAAGTTCGCGGCCGATAACGGGGTCGACCTGATCGTGATGGGAACGCTGGGCAAGAGCGGCATCGATAGGATCCTGCTGGGCAGCACGGCCGAGAAGGTCATACGCATCGCCCACTGCCCCGTGCTCGTGATCAAGAGCGAAAAAAAATGA
- a CDS encoding amidohydrolase family protein, giving the protein MSGEYVVSGTILYGDEFEAREGYVVVSGPKIREVGFERCDSDIRGLICPAFVNAHTHLGDAIVKDPPFMPLVDLVAPPDGLKHRVLNAASPAEVAEGIRSSLGVMGRTGTCHCVDFRENGAAGARLLKRIAGPRATVLGRPAPGDTIESVLAEADGTGISSTRDLPPGAAEDIAEKTKKTGKIIGIHAGELNRDDIDTAIDIMPGFLVHMTHAAAKDMKRAADNGIPVVTCPRSNAITGAGLPPLKEMREAGATLALGTDNVMLNSPDMFREMEWADKLFLHDDEFVLRMATLNGAKIARLNKGSILPGKDADFLVFDLKSDTFKSSQNLLSTVVRRAGPDDIGYFIYEGKAWRNNYSRRS; this is encoded by the coding sequence ATGTCCGGGGAATACGTCGTATCGGGGACCATCCTCTACGGGGACGAGTTCGAGGCCCGCGAGGGCTACGTGGTCGTCTCCGGCCCGAAGATCAGGGAAGTAGGCTTCGAGCGGTGCGACTCCGATATCCGGGGCCTGATATGCCCGGCCTTCGTCAACGCCCACACCCACTTAGGCGACGCCATCGTGAAGGACCCGCCCTTCATGCCTCTCGTGGACCTGGTGGCGCCCCCGGACGGCCTGAAGCACCGGGTGCTGAACGCGGCCTCGCCCGCAGAGGTCGCCGAAGGCATCCGCTCCTCGCTGGGCGTCATGGGGCGAACTGGCACATGCCACTGCGTCGACTTCAGGGAGAACGGGGCGGCCGGGGCACGCCTGCTGAAGCGCATCGCGGGCCCGCGGGCCACGGTCCTGGGGCGCCCGGCCCCCGGGGACACCATCGAGTCCGTGCTGGCAGAGGCAGACGGCACGGGCATCAGCAGCACGAGGGACCTTCCTCCGGGCGCCGCGGAGGACATCGCCGAAAAGACGAAAAAAACGGGCAAAATAATCGGTATTCACGCGGGCGAGTTAAATAGAGACGATATAGATACTGCGATAGATATCATGCCTGGCTTTTTAGTGCATATGACTCATGCGGCGGCTAAGGACATGAAGCGGGCGGCCGATAATGGCATACCAGTGGTCACGTGCCCCAGGTCAAACGCCATTACCGGCGCGGGGCTGCCCCCGCTGAAGGAGATGCGCGAGGCGGGCGCCACCCTGGCCCTGGGGACGGACAACGTCATGCTCAACTCGCCCGATATGTTCAGGGAGATGGAGTGGGCTGACAAGCTCTTCCTCCACGACGATGAGTTCGTGCTCAGGATGGCCACGCTCAACGGGGCCAAGATCGCCCGGCTTAACAAGGGGTCTATCCTTCCAGGAAAGGACGCCGACTTCCTCGTGTTCGACCTGAAGTCCGATACTTTTAAGTCCTCGCAGAATCTCTTAAGCACCGTAGTCAGGCGGGCAGGCCCGGACGACATCGGCTATTTTATCTATGAGGGTAAAGCATGGCGGAACAACTATTCAAGAAGATCCTGA
- a CDS encoding preprotein translocase subunit Sec61beta: MAKKDTSGLMSSAGIMRYFEAEESAIKIDPLFVIAGAVAFGALIWGLNVYFSMA, from the coding sequence ATGGCGAAAAAAGACACGAGTGGATTAATGTCGTCGGCCGGTATCATGCGATACTTCGAGGCCGAGGAGTCGGCCATCAAGATCGACCCCCTGTTCGTTATCGCCGGCGCCGTCGCATTCGGGGCGCTCATCTGGGGGCTCAACGTATACTTTAGCATGGCATAA
- the engB gene encoding GTP-binding protein EngB, with protein MSLEEYTSFEHVEAKHEVVFIGRSNVGKSTLMRQLIGLKVRVGKRPGVTQRPNYYQFGDLLVTDMPGYGYMKGVDYRKQHKLRDLIVKYFEDNAPRIVCAVQVVDAKSFSEVVDRWDGRGEVPIDLELFAFLRDLNIPVIVAVNKMDNIYDREKNMVLDDIALRLGFSPPWSGWMDRIAPISAKKGDVDHLRKLLKDKLRSIKRPDLASCFS; from the coding sequence ATGTCCCTGGAAGAGTATACGTCGTTCGAGCATGTCGAGGCGAAGCACGAGGTCGTCTTCATCGGCCGCTCTAACGTGGGTAAGTCTACGCTGATGCGCCAACTAATAGGCCTGAAAGTGAGGGTTGGTAAGCGTCCCGGCGTCACCCAGCGCCCAAACTATTACCAGTTCGGGGATTTGTTGGTTACGGACATGCCCGGCTACGGGTATATGAAGGGCGTCGACTACCGCAAGCAGCATAAGCTCCGGGACCTCATCGTCAAGTACTTCGAGGACAACGCCCCGAGGATCGTGTGCGCCGTCCAGGTGGTGGACGCAAAATCCTTTTCGGAGGTCGTGGACCGGTGGGACGGCCGGGGCGAGGTGCCCATCGACCTGGAGCTGTTCGCCTTTTTAAGGGACCTCAACATCCCTGTCATCGTGGCGGTCAACAAGATGGACAACATCTACGATAGAGAAAAAAACATGGTGCTGGACGACATCGCCCTGCGCCTGGGGTTCAGCCCCCCGTGGAGCGGCTGGATGGACCGGATCGCCCCGATATCGGCGAAAAAGGGCGACGTTGACCACCTGCGAAAGCTCCTGAAGGATAAGCTACGTTCCATCAAGCGCCCTGACCTGGCGTCCTGCTTCTCATAA
- the purT gene encoding formate-dependent phosphoribosylglycinamide formyltransferase, translating into MSLKLRRILGTPCANGAKLLFLGAGELGKETMIEAQRMGIEVVAVDRYANSPGMQVAHRSYPINMKSERALMAIVARERPDAIIPEIEAINIDTLFKLEKEGYFVAPCAKAVWTAMHRERLREAIASTGARTSKYEYATDLESFRKACDKIGFPCVSKPIQSSSGKGSYLLKSKKDVEKAFKEAEKARGSAAKIIVEEFIDFDVEITELSVKYVNEKGRDESKFVRPLGHYQIEGDYHSSWHPWIEDGDEKMVKKIEKQIYDYSQRIMDNLGGYGLYAHEMFIDLKNGKVYANETACRPHDTGLVTMASMPLGYSQFALHAKAVLGIPIQWHDRVIEPRSSAASHVIISHTEGWYPQYNVTGAYDDDTNVLIFGKPETYAERRMGVVLSCGKTVEQARRKAQASAHKVKIDAGQGWKGQEITEKHY; encoded by the coding sequence ATGAGTTTGAAGCTGAGGAGGATTCTGGGCACGCCCTGTGCGAACGGGGCGAAGCTGCTGTTTCTGGGAGCGGGAGAGCTTGGTAAGGAGACGATGATCGAGGCCCAGCGAATGGGCATCGAGGTCGTGGCGGTGGACAGGTACGCCAACTCGCCGGGCATGCAGGTGGCACACCGTTCATATCCGATCAACATGAAGAGCGAGCGGGCGCTGATGGCCATCGTGGCGAGGGAGAGGCCGGACGCCATCATCCCCGAGATCGAGGCCATCAACATCGACACGCTCTTCAAACTGGAGAAGGAGGGCTACTTCGTGGCGCCGTGCGCCAAGGCGGTGTGGACCGCCATGCACCGGGAGCGCCTCAGGGAGGCCATCGCCTCGACCGGGGCCCGTACCTCGAAGTACGAGTACGCCACCGACCTGGAGAGCTTCAGGAAGGCCTGCGACAAGATCGGGTTCCCCTGTGTTTCGAAGCCCATCCAGTCGTCCAGCGGCAAAGGCTCATACTTATTGAAGAGCAAGAAGGACGTCGAGAAGGCCTTCAAGGAGGCCGAGAAGGCCCGGGGCTCGGCGGCCAAGATAATCGTCGAGGAGTTCATCGACTTCGACGTGGAGATCACCGAACTATCGGTAAAGTACGTGAACGAGAAGGGCAGGGACGAGAGCAAGTTCGTCCGGCCGCTCGGCCACTACCAGATCGAGGGCGACTACCACTCCTCGTGGCACCCCTGGATCGAGGACGGCGACGAGAAGATGGTTAAAAAGATCGAGAAGCAAATATACGATTACTCGCAGCGCATCATGGACAACCTGGGCGGTTATGGGTTGTATGCTCACGAGATGTTCATCGACCTGAAGAATGGCAAGGTGTACGCCAACGAGACGGCGTGCAGGCCGCACGACACGGGCCTGGTGACCATGGCCTCGATGCCGCTGGGATATTCGCAGTTCGCGCTGCACGCGAAAGCTGTTCTGGGCATTCCCATCCAGTGGCATGACAGGGTCATCGAGCCCCGGAGCAGCGCGGCGTCCCACGTCATCATCTCCCACACCGAGGGCTGGTACCCGCAGTATAACGTAACGGGCGCCTACGACGACGACACGAACGTCCTCATCTTCGGCAAGCCCGAAACGTATGCGGAACGCCGGATGGGCGTGGTGCTCTCGTGCGGGAAGACCGTAGAGCAGGCCCGCCGCAAGGCCCAGGCCAGCGCCCACAAAGTGAAGATCGACGCCGGCCAAGGATGGAAAGGACAAGAGATCACCGAAAAGCACTATTAG
- a CDS encoding 4Fe-4S binding protein, with amino-acid sequence MKNAKQRDRLRITQACVGCGHCKVFCPAGAIETCGVSRINDKCIECGKCKGYCALGAITEEP; translated from the coding sequence ATTAAAAACGCAAAACAGAGGGATAGGTTGAGGATCACTCAGGCGTGCGTGGGCTGCGGCCACTGTAAGGTGTTCTGCCCGGCCGGTGCCATCGAGACGTGCGGCGTCAGCCGTATAAACGATAAGTGCATCGAGTGCGGCAAGTGTAAGGGCTATTGTGCCCTGGGCGCCATCACGGAGGAGCCATGA
- a CDS encoding phytoene desaturase family protein, with amino-acid sequence MRPSGPLRVSIIGAGLGGLLAGAALSKEHDVDIYERLDIYGGRFTNLPYEGFQLTTGALHMIPHGPTGPLAALLDRVGAGVKIVRTSPMGCFMTKDNRQISFFNFRELLSARAQARIPALMAKMLVQKKGTVADMVWDDPEWLQLSDSCCGWALSTLSRDTPGEEAAAIIRHVVGGGPGKYNTPGVPMGGCGAVVDALARKLEENGGRIHLGEKVDSVIVEDGKAKGVAVGGERHEADMVISDIGHRLTSALYDARYSNPKYADVLQKLRPSAGVKICLAAEEPLVGHPGVLFTPYAQRVNGMNEVTHIDPSLAPEGMHLTMSHQALRSNDIQQEIKLGLQDLRNMFPGKKYSVLLVQTYRDDWPVNRISSGFDLGNLTPVKGLYVVGDGAKGKGYMEVEGVASGVANLLDTLKAN; translated from the coding sequence ATGAGGCCCTCAGGACCCCTGAGGGTCTCCATCATCGGCGCCGGTCTGGGCGGGCTGTTAGCGGGCGCCGCCCTGTCGAAGGAGCACGACGTCGATATCTACGAGCGCCTGGACATTTACGGCGGTCGGTTCACCAATTTACCTTATGAGGGCTTCCAGCTTACCACGGGCGCCCTCCACATGATACCCCACGGGCCCACCGGCCCTCTGGCCGCGCTCCTGGACCGTGTCGGCGCGGGCGTGAAGATCGTCCGGACCAGCCCCATGGGCTGCTTCATGACGAAGGATAACCGGCAGATCTCTTTCTTTAACTTCAGGGAGCTTTTATCGGCCCGTGCCCAGGCCCGGATACCGGCCCTTATGGCGAAGATGCTCGTCCAGAAAAAGGGCACCGTCGCCGACATGGTGTGGGACGATCCCGAGTGGCTCCAGCTATCGGACAGCTGCTGCGGCTGGGCGCTCTCGACGCTTTCGAGGGACACGCCCGGGGAGGAGGCCGCGGCCATCATCAGGCACGTCGTGGGCGGCGGCCCGGGCAAGTATAACACGCCGGGCGTTCCCATGGGCGGCTGCGGGGCAGTCGTGGACGCGCTGGCCCGGAAGCTCGAGGAGAACGGCGGCAGGATCCACCTGGGCGAGAAGGTCGACTCGGTGATCGTGGAGGACGGGAAGGCGAAGGGCGTCGCCGTGGGCGGCGAGAGGCACGAGGCCGACATGGTGATATCGGACATCGGGCACCGCCTGACATCCGCTCTGTACGACGCAAGATATTCTAACCCCAAGTACGCGGACGTGCTCCAGAAGCTCAGGCCCTCGGCCGGCGTCAAGATATGCCTGGCCGCGGAGGAGCCGCTGGTCGGCCATCCCGGAGTGCTCTTCACCCCCTATGCGCAGCGCGTCAACGGCATGAACGAGGTCACCCACATCGACCCGTCGCTGGCCCCGGAGGGCATGCACCTCACGATGTCCCACCAGGCGCTTCGCTCTAACGATATACAGCAGGAGATAAAGCTGGGGCTTCAGGACCTCAGGAACATGTTCCCGGGCAAGAAGTACTCCGTGCTTTTAGTGCAGACCTACAGGGACGACTGGCCCGTGAACCGCATCTCGTCGGGGTTCGACCTCGGCAACCTGACGCCGGTAAAAGGCCTGTACGTCGTGGGCGACGGAGCCAAGGGCAAGGGCTACATGGAGGTCGAGGGCGTGGCCTCCGGCGTGGCGAACCTGCTGGATACGCTGAAGGCTAATTAA
- a CDS encoding DUF5946 family protein, translating to MPDVCPECGAAGCREKFESMLALEFEDPEVFGAVHHITVICFNLQHPSAFSEEALAWMRSTLRAIVEEGLTPAELRERSKKQFNGRVSVLSKEQKAPQKVSWSMTVMDVRTDGPETYAEDVRAWARAILKDTEAP from the coding sequence ATGCCGGACGTCTGCCCCGAGTGCGGCGCCGCGGGGTGCCGCGAGAAGTTCGAGTCCATGCTGGCCCTGGAGTTCGAGGACCCCGAGGTCTTCGGCGCCGTGCATCACATCACGGTCATCTGTTTTAACCTTCAGCACCCCTCGGCGTTCTCGGAGGAGGCGCTCGCCTGGATGCGCTCTACGCTCCGGGCCATCGTGGAGGAGGGCTTAACGCCTGCAGAGCTCAGGGAGCGCTCGAAGAAGCAGTTCAACGGCCGGGTCAGCGTGCTTAGCAAGGAACAGAAGGCGCCACAGAAGGTCAGCTGGTCCATGACCGTCATGGACGTCCGCACCGACGGCCCCGAGACTTATGCCGAAGATGTCAGGGCATGGGCCAGGGCAATTTTAAAGGACACCGAGGCCCCCTGA
- a CDS encoding fasciclin domain-containing protein: protein MAVMALATLVTCLSVPAFAQQMQMDKNIVQVATDAGSFKTLLAAAKAANLDGTLSTGGPYTVFAPTDDAFNKLPAGTVQSLLKDKPKLTAVLKNHVVSGKYTADDLVRMGTVKTLDGKTLKITKASDGSVMVDGAKVIKSNVMASNGEIQVIDSVLVPK, encoded by the coding sequence ATGGCCGTAATGGCATTAGCCACTCTGGTAACGTGTTTGTCGGTTCCTGCGTTCGCGCAGCAAATGCAAATGGATAAGAACATCGTGCAGGTGGCCACGGATGCGGGATCGTTCAAGACGCTTCTGGCGGCTGCGAAGGCCGCGAACCTCGACGGCACGCTGTCCACCGGCGGGCCGTACACGGTGTTTGCGCCGACGGATGACGCGTTCAATAAGCTGCCCGCGGGGACGGTGCAGTCGCTGTTGAAGGACAAGCCGAAGCTGACCGCGGTGTTGAAGAACCACGTCGTGTCGGGTAAATACACGGCGGATGACCTGGTACGGATGGGCACGGTCAAAACGCTGGACGGCAAGACGCTGAAGATCACAAAAGCCAGCGACGGCTCGGTCATGGTCGACGGTGCCAAGGTCATCAAGTCCAACGTGATGGCGAGTAACGGTGAAATACAGGTCATTGACTCCGTGCTCGTGCCGAAATAA
- a CDS encoding fasciclin domain-containing protein — MKDIVDTAVSAGGFNTLVTAVKAAGLVDALKGAGPFTVFAPNDAAFKKLPAGTLDAVLKDKNKLTDILTYHVVPGKMPASDVAKQRSLKTLEGKPLSVDASGGNVMINDARVIQADIMCNNGVIHVIDSVLLPK; from the coding sequence ATGAAAGACATCGTGGATACCGCAGTCAGCGCCGGGGGCTTCAACACCCTAGTGACGGCGGTGAAGGCCGCCGGCCTGGTCGACGCGCTAAAAGGGGCGGGCCCTTTTACGGTATTTGCCCCGAACGACGCCGCGTTCAAGAAGCTGCCGGCGGGGACTCTCGATGCGGTGCTGAAGGACAAGAATAAGCTGACGGACATTCTCACGTATCACGTCGTCCCGGGCAAGATGCCGGCATCGGACGTCGCGAAACAGAGATCGCTTAAAACGCTCGAGGGAAAGCCCCTGTCCGTGGATGCTTCCGGCGGGAATGTAATGATCAACGATGCCCGGGTGATTCAAGCCGATATTATGTGCAACAACGGCGTCATCCACGTTATCGATAGCGTACTCTTGCCCAAATGA
- a CDS encoding SOUL family heme-binding protein: MDLTETLGYDILKQDGDIELRQYGSYILAQVEASSDMKGATYSGFMKLFNYISGNNTNKAKILMTIPVTEEQVSASEKIPMTAPVTTERSSNDLYVISFVMPSNYSMETLPEPKDKSITFRQVPPHRAAVIKFSGRMKEELAEKKIEELKQWLRNNHLEPMSNFIMAQFNPPWIPGFMRHNEIMVEI, from the coding sequence TTGGATTTGACAGAAACTCTGGGATACGATATTTTAAAGCAGGACGGCGATATCGAACTCCGACAATATGGCAGCTACATTTTGGCGCAGGTCGAGGCCTCTTCGGACATGAAAGGTGCCACGTACTCCGGTTTTATGAAGCTCTTCAATTATATCTCGGGCAATAACACGAATAAGGCGAAGATCCTGATGACCATACCGGTGACCGAGGAGCAGGTCTCCGCGTCTGAAAAGATACCCATGACCGCGCCCGTAACTACCGAGAGATCCTCGAACGACCTTTACGTGATTTCCTTCGTCATGCCCTCGAATTACAGCATGGAAACGCTCCCCGAGCCTAAAGATAAGAGTATTACCTTCAGGCAGGTGCCGCCACATCGGGCGGCCGTCATCAAGTTCTCGGGACGCATGAAGGAAGAACTGGCGGAGAAGAAAATCGAAGAGCTCAAGCAATGGCTGCGTAATAATCACCTGGAGCCGATGTCCAATTTTATTATGGCGCAGTTTAACCCGCCATGGATACCCGGGTTCATGCGACACAACGAGATCATGGTCGAGATATGA
- a CDS encoding DUF1722 domain-containing protein produces the protein MCYDTDAESMLDGALARGNSEYFNEMRRLLSKHRTSEGYAGVAMRIFELYGDRLSSGEKAWFRALVAKYLKNKVSRDALLDTLELFAVRMSDWKTADQTVFAPYPQELVPDVDQRLDRDYWKAVSIQ, from the coding sequence ATGTGCTATGACACTGACGCCGAGTCCATGCTCGACGGCGCGCTGGCACGTGGAAACTCCGAGTATTTCAACGAGATGCGGCGACTACTATCCAAACACCGGACATCCGAAGGGTATGCCGGCGTTGCGATGCGTATCTTCGAGCTCTACGGCGATCGGCTATCTTCCGGAGAGAAGGCCTGGTTCCGCGCGCTGGTCGCGAAGTACCTGAAGAACAAGGTCAGCCGGGACGCGCTGCTTGATACGCTCGAGCTCTTCGCGGTCCGAATGTCCGACTGGAAGACCGCCGATCAGACGGTGTTCGCACCTTACCCGCAGGAGCTCGTCCCGGACGTCGATCAGCGGCTGGACCGGGACTACTGGAAAGCGGTGAGCATCCAATGA
- a CDS encoding flavodoxin family protein, with the protein MKVLVACYSLTGNTWKIAGEVRDILGADITRIDTVDAPNWDMKCMSEWVQDRARIKPCEQDLGRYDLLVVATPVWAWLPPPAVNEYLAGLKNVRGKKFAVMATAGKCGFEDVINDIKGKLEAKGMEFVGSGQFLSGEIACGDYKSKAAEFARSLKMPAMAAL; encoded by the coding sequence ATGAAAGTGCTGGTCGCATGCTATTCCTTAACCGGTAACACGTGGAAGATCGCCGGGGAGGTCAGGGACATCCTGGGAGCCGACATAACGCGAATAGACACCGTGGATGCCCCCAACTGGGATATGAAGTGCATGAGCGAATGGGTGCAGGATCGAGCAAGGATCAAGCCTTGCGAGCAGGATTTGGGCAGGTATGACCTTCTCGTGGTCGCGACGCCCGTCTGGGCCTGGCTGCCGCCTCCGGCGGTGAACGAGTACCTCGCGGGCCTAAAGAACGTGAGGGGCAAAAAGTTCGCCGTGATGGCCACCGCAGGAAAGTGCGGCTTCGAGGATGTCATAAATGATATTAAGGGAAAGCTTGAAGCGAAGGGCATGGAGTTCGTGGGCTCCGGGCAGTTCTTGAGCGGGGAAATTGCCTGCGGGGACTATAAATCGAAGGCCGCCGAGTTCGCGAGGTCGCTTAAAATGCCCGCCATGGCCGCCCTCTGA
- a CDS encoding pyridoxamine 5'-phosphate oxidase family protein, with protein MDWKYFIIAIIMVLLGCAAILVPPLSRGSGTEAPALRVLKGNGTIEIADHQGYGSAQSSHREIVRLPAMSADEVERLLGSQKICRMALNDTPQPYIIAMDYIYLDGRLYFHFADYGRKMDLIRSDPHVTVEIDNFCEGTRDLYTITLMGQLEKVTDKMEGARVARALVDSAKTRGGVKNVAARHGLRSLDTGGLMSEPSTMYRLIVSDSIGLKSPG; from the coding sequence ATGGACTGGAAATATTTTATTATCGCCATAATCATGGTCCTTTTGGGATGTGCGGCCATACTAGTTCCCCCGTTGTCCCGGGGAAGCGGAACTGAAGCGCCAGCGCTTCGGGTCTTAAAAGGAAATGGAACGATCGAGATCGCGGATCATCAAGGTTATGGGAGCGCCCAGTCATCACATCGCGAGATCGTCAGGCTTCCGGCCATGTCCGCCGATGAGGTGGAACGGCTCCTCGGGTCGCAGAAGATCTGCCGCATGGCGCTCAACGATACCCCCCAGCCCTACATCATAGCAATGGACTACATCTACCTCGATGGCAGGCTGTATTTCCACTTTGCGGACTATGGGCGCAAGATGGATCTGATACGGAGCGACCCACACGTCACGGTAGAGATCGATAACTTCTGCGAAGGCACCCGCGACCTCTACACGATAACGCTCATGGGACAACTGGAGAAAGTGACTGATAAAATGGAGGGCGCGAGGGTGGCAAGAGCGCTGGTCGACAGCGCGAAAACCCGGGGCGGGGTTAAGAACGTGGCCGCCCGACACGGCCTCAGATCGCTGGACACGGGCGGGCTCATGTCGGAGCCCTCGACGATGTACCGGCTGATCGTGAGCGATTCCATCGGGCTCAAGTCCCCCGGCTGA
- a CDS encoding fasciclin domain-containing protein, producing the protein MLLAAFLLCVSTPAFARTVQTQGNILQTASKDGSLKTFVGAVDQAGLRDTLSSGGPYTVFAPNDNAFNRLPSDKVNALLADKPKLAGVLKYHVVQGRYTSADLAKKGVVTALDGNQLKITSSDHAIAVNGAKIVKPDIPAGNGIIHIVDTVIMPSNL; encoded by the coding sequence ATGTTACTGGCGGCTTTTCTCTTGTGCGTGTCGACGCCAGCGTTCGCCCGGACGGTGCAGACGCAGGGGAACATCTTACAAACCGCCAGTAAGGATGGTTCTCTGAAAACGTTCGTGGGGGCGGTAGATCAGGCAGGATTGAGGGATACGCTGAGCAGCGGCGGCCCATACACGGTCTTTGCGCCGAACGATAATGCCTTCAACAGGCTGCCATCGGATAAAGTGAACGCCCTCCTGGCCGATAAGCCGAAGTTGGCCGGCGTCCTGAAGTACCACGTAGTGCAGGGCCGATACACGAGCGCGGACCTGGCTAAAAAGGGCGTTGTCACTGCCCTGGATGGAAACCAGTTGAAGATCACGTCCAGCGACCATGCCATTGCAGTGAACGGCGCAAAGATCGTGAAGCCGGACATCCCGGCGGGGAACGGCATCATTCACATCGTCGACACGGTTATCATGCCAAGCAATCTTTAA
- a CDS encoding flavodoxin family protein yields MVSVLYYSMTGSTKKMATAIAEELGVEALDVKKAASVPQDGVLFMGSGCYGDKPGDDMAKFIAAHDFAGRKVALFGTSGAGAGREVDAMAEALKNKGATVLGTYHSKGRAFVLVNIGHPSKDELDGARKFAAEMAKLG; encoded by the coding sequence ATGGTTAGCGTACTATACTATTCGATGACCGGGAGCACGAAGAAGATGGCCACGGCCATCGCGGAAGAGCTGGGCGTGGAGGCCCTGGATGTGAAAAAGGCGGCGTCCGTCCCGCAGGACGGGGTCCTGTTCATGGGCTCCGGGTGCTACGGCGACAAGCCGGGAGATGACATGGCGAAGTTCATCGCCGCCCACGACTTCGCGGGCAGGAAGGTCGCCCTGTTCGGCACGTCCGGCGCCGGCGCCGGCAGGGAGGTGGATGCCATGGCGGAAGCGTTGAAAAACAAGGGCGCTACGGTCCTCGGAACCTACCACAGCAAGGGCAGGGCGTTCGTCCTGGTCAACATCGGTCACCCGAGCAAGGATGAGCTGGACGGCGCCCGGAAGTTCGCGGCGGAGATGGCGAAGCTTGGATGA
- a CDS encoding MarR family winged helix-turn-helix transcriptional regulator, producing MDDIEQTKAAFASSRIDMAKFILVMVFLIEQRWSYYIGKDLEEDGITTKQWLMALVIANGFKHAPSIQEVADAMSTTHQNVKQIASGMERQGLMRLERDEKNKRIIRLRVTEHCFRLFKSREEGDVRAVLSMFENISDDELRALFNVIAKMEHRADELYEGAKAMRKAKEC from the coding sequence TTGGATGACATCGAGCAGACGAAAGCGGCGTTCGCCTCCAGCCGCATCGACATGGCGAAGTTCATCCTGGTCATGGTGTTCCTGATCGAGCAGCGGTGGAGCTACTACATCGGGAAGGATCTGGAGGAGGACGGGATCACCACGAAGCAATGGCTCATGGCCCTGGTCATCGCCAACGGGTTCAAGCATGCCCCGTCCATCCAGGAGGTGGCGGACGCGATGAGCACGACCCACCAGAACGTGAAGCAGATCGCGTCGGGCATGGAGCGCCAGGGGCTCATGAGGCTGGAGCGGGACGAGAAAAACAAGCGTATCATCCGGCTAAGGGTCACTGAGCATTGCTTCCGGCTGTTCAAAAGCCGCGAGGAGGGCGACGTGAGGGCGGTGCTGAGCATGTTCGAGAATATCTCGGACGATGAGCTGAGGGCGCTGTTCAACGTCATCGCAAAGATGGAGCACAGGGCCGACGAGCTCTACGAGGGCGCTAAGGCCATGAGAAAGGCGAAGGAGTGTTAA